ATCCAGTTCGCAATGCCAAGATGGCGCCGAGTGCCGATGATATGGTTACCGCCAATAGTCCAATAGGACTTGCCTCAACCATGGGTAGGTTGAGAATAAAAATAAGTAAGGGAACCGACAAGATCCCACCGCCGGCGCCCGTTAGCGCCATGATGAGGCCAACGAACACGCCAAGCCCTGCAGGGATGAGATGGGGTTGTAAAAGACCGATTAAATCCATCAAGATAGTATGAACGACTTACCTTTAATTAAATCAAAATATATTATATAATTAAATATATTGTAATTCACCTTGGATAAGGAGTAAAGCATGCAAAAGCCAATCGTTAAAGCCTTTTTCGATCAGGGAACATGGACCTTTACCTACGTGGTTTATGAAAAACCGAATACGCCATGCGTGGTGATTGATTCGGTGCTGAACTATGACCCAAAATCTGGCCGTACTAAGACGAAGTCTGCCGATGAGGTCATTGCCTTCGTCAAAGAACAGGGGCTCACGGTGGATTGGATTTTAGAGACCCATGCGCATGCGGATCACCTCAGTGCTGCGCCGTATCTTCAAAAGCATCTTGGTGGCAAGATCGCCATTGGTTCGCATATTCAGGATGTGCAAAAAGTATTTAAAGGAATTTTTAATCTTGAGAGTGAGTTTCCAACCAATGGCTCGCAATTTGATTACTTGATCGAAGAGGGCCAGGACATATATGCGGGTAACTTAACCATCCATCCCCTATTTGTTCCTGGCCATACGCCTGCATGCATGGCCTATGCGATTGGTGATGCGATCTTTGTTGGCGATACGATCTTTATGCCGGATGTTGGGACTGCGCGTTGTGATTTTCCGGGCGGCAATGCCAAAACACTCTATCAGTCAGTGCAAAAGATTTTGTCTTACCCAGATGACACGCGATTATTCATGTGCCATGATTACCCGCCCACCGATCGCCCGATCGCCTATGAAGCTACGGTGGGCGAGGAGAAGCGGAAAAACATTCATGTTCATCAGGGGGTCACCGAAGCTCAGTTTGTGGAGATGCGTAATCAGCGTGATCAGACCTTGGAGATGCCAGTTTTGATCTTGCCCTCGATTCAGGTCAATATTCGTGCCGGTCACCCACCACCTGCTGAAGCAAATGGTAAGACCTATCTCAAAATCCCGTTCAATGTCCTCTAATTGGTGAATCGATGGCTATCAATATCAATTTAAAGAAAATGCGCCAGTCGGCTGATAAAGCGGTTGATTTAATGAAGGTTCTAGGAAATCGAGACCGAATGATGTTGTTGTGTGAAATTAGTCAAGGTGAAAAATGCGTGGGTGAGTTAGAAGATTCTTTGGATATTCATCAACCAACCCTCTCACAGCAATTAACTGTTTTGCGCAAGAAAAAGCTGGTTAAAACCCGTCGCGAGGGGAAGCAAATTTATTACTCTGGCGCCAACCCTGTAGCGATGTCGGTGATGAACTTGCTCTATCAAAATTACTGTAAATAACTAATTGATTAAAAAGGAGGTTTATGATGCAATGTAATGTCGGCCATACGGATCGAGTCCTGCGAATTACCGCAGGAAGTTTATTAATTCTTTTATCGTTAAGCGGAGTGATTGGAGCATGGGGATGGATCGGGCTTGTGCCATTAGCAACTGGCATCTTTCGTTTCTGTCCAGCGTATCCGCTCTTAGGGATGAATACCGCCAAGAAGAAGTAACGCATTAATTATGGGCAGTTTCAAGGAAGACTTCAAAGATACTGCTGTTGCTGTTCTTGAAACCGCTCAGGATCAGTTCCGAGATGCCATCAGTTTCATTAAAGAAACCTGGCCTCTGCTACTCCTTTTGCTTGTTATTCTGATTGGTCTGCTTGCCTATTGGAATCCGCCCCCACCGCGCTACATCATGATGGCATCTGGTATCGAAGGCGGTTCGTATGAGCAGTTAGCGTCTAAGTATGTAGACTTCTTTGCAAAAAGAGGTGTGACCATTGAATTGGTCCGCACTCAGGGTTCGCAAGAAAACATTACTCGTCTTGCTGATCGCAAAGATCCCATCCAGGCTGCTTTTGTTCAGGGCGGCTCCTTGCATACTAAACAAGTTCCCGGTGTTGAGTCCCTCGGAAGTGTCGACTATGAGCCGATTTGGGTTTTCTATAAAGGATCATTTGTAAAAAACGGCTTATTGGATCTTGATAAATTCGCTAAAGCACGCGTCGCAATAGGACCCGAGGGCAGCGGCACCCATGTGCAAGCCATGAATATTTTGCGAGTTAGTGAAGTCGATCGACTGCCAAAACTATTACCAATCAAAAATGATGAAGCTGTGACCGCGTTAAAAAACGGTGAAGTTGATATTGTCTTGATGGTTGATGGCTTACGCGCTAAAAATGTCCAGGCTCTATTAAACGATCCAACGGTTAATTTATTGAGCTTTAATCGAGCTGCAGCATATACCAAGAACATCCATTATCTTGAGGAGCTCGAGATACCTATGGGTGGCTTTAATATTGCGCGTAATTTCCCACCTAATGACACCAAAATGCTTTCTACCGTCACTAACTTACTGATTGACGATCGGATGCACCCAGCGATTCAGTTTCTGTTTCTTATGGCAGCCCAAGAAATCAATGGCAAGGAATCTTTTTTTACTAAGCGCGGAGAGTTTCCTGCATTTATGAACTCGGAGTTTCCAGAAAGCCCGATAGCGCAACAGTTTCATCAACGTGGCTTACCAGTCTTGATGGACTTCTTACCATTTTGGGTGGCTGAATTTGTGCATCGGATGTTCTTTACATTATTACCATTTTTTGCGATTGCGTATCCAATCATCCTATCATTACCTAGTTATCGACTAAGACGGGTGCAATCAAAACTCAATCGTATTTATGGGGAGCTAAAGTTTTTTGAGAATGATCTCTTAGTGAGCTACGATCCCAAGAAGTTGCCGGACTATTTAGAAACGTTAGCTGGAATGGAAAGACGCGCCCTCGCGCTGAAAGTGCCTAAGCGCGCTTCAAGTGATTTCTATACCTTAAGAAGTAGTATTGATTATGTGCGCAACGCGCTGAATCGAGGCGATCACCAAATTCTGGGTCGAGAAAGCGCCATTTGATTTGGGATGCCATCATTATCGGTGGTGGTGCTGCCGGACTTTTTTGTGCAGGAATTGCAGGTCAACTTGGTAAAAAGGTTTTAGTACTCGATCACGCGCCAGTTTTAGGTGAGAAGATCCGCATTAGTGGTGGAGGGCGATGTAATTTCACTAATCTTCATTCGGCCCCTGAACACTTTTTATCGCTCAATCCCCATTTTGTAAAGAGTCCGCTAGCACGGTATTCAGCAAAAGATTTCATCAATTTAGTGCGCGAGTACCGCATTCCGTTTCATGAGAAACATCGCGGTCAACTATTTTGTGACAACTCCGCAAAAGATATTATTCAGATGCTGCTGACTGAGTGCCAGAAGGGCGATGTCACGGTTCATCATCCAGTATCGGTTACCCATATCAGCCAAACGCAATCGCATTGGTCTTTAGAAACGACAGATGGAATTAAAAAAGCGACTCATCTAATCATTGCAACCGGTGGCTTACCGGTACCAGCGATTGGCGCGAGTGATTTTGGGTTACAAATTGCCAAGCAGTTTGAAATCCCAACCACATCGGTACGGCCAGCACTGGTACCGCTTTCGTTTACTTCCAATGAGTTTTCAGCATTCACCAGCTTGGCTGGAATCAGCATAGAGGCGAGCGTCCAGGCGGGACAGCGTAATCAAAGTTACGGAACCTACCGTTTTGACGAGGATTTATTGATTACTCATAAAGGTCTCTCTGGCCCAGCTATTTTGCAAGCCAGTAGTTATTGGCAAGAAGGCGAAGCCATTCATATCAATTGGTTGGGTAAGGCTGATTTTGATGCGCTCTTTTCAGAGGCCGACAAAAAAAATGTAGATACGATCCTCGCAGAAGCGCTACCGCAACGCGTTGCACAATTATTAACTGAGCAACTTAAGCTCACTAAACGCAATTGGGCAGAAGTGTCTAAGAAAGATCGAGAGGTCTTGCGCACTCATTTAACTAAAGCACAAATGAAGCCTGCAGGAACCTTGGGTTGGAAAAAAGCGGAGGTGATGTTAGGCGGGATTGATACAAAGGCCTTAGATGGGAAGACCATGATGGCCAAAAACCTTAAGAATCTCTACTTCATTGGCGAGTGCGTGGATATCACCGGCCACCTCGGAGGGCATAATTTCCAGTGGGCTTGGTCCTCAGCCTTTGTTTGTGCGAATGCGATAGCGCATCTCAAAAGTTAACAAAATTAAGGGTTTTTACTGACCCAAGAGGAAGTTACTTGTTCTTGGCATGGCTTGTCCTTAATATTGAGCAATATAAGCAAAATTATCATTTACACGATGGGGATACTCTCATGCAGAAATCACTACTCATTAATGCGGATAAATGCACTGGCTGTTTGCAATGTGAAATGGCGTGTAGTTACGAAAATTACGGCGTATTTAATACCGCCAAATCTCGGATCAAGGTTTTTGATTTTCATACCACAGGAAAAAAGGTTCCTTATACATGCACGCAATGCGATGAAGCCTGGTGTTTAAAAGCATGCCCGGTTGATGCAATTCGGATTGATGCAAATACTGGCGCAAAAGTAGTGATTGAAGATGTGTGCGTAGGTTGCAAAGTCTGTACGATCTCATGTCCTTTTGGAACAATTAATTATGTGCAGGATTCTGGCAAAGTCCAGAAATGCGATTTGTGTGGAGGCGATCCCGCTTGTGCCACTTCGTGTCCAACCGGCGCCATTACCTACGTTGATGCCGATTGGACCGGCTTGGATCGAATGAGAGCTTGGGCAGACAAGCTTGGCAACCAACCCGCTGCTTAAGAGGAGATCATTATGTCTTGGTCAGGAAAAATTCTTCGTGTTAATTTAACTAAGGGTACTTGCCAGTCTGAGCCTCTTAATATGGCATGGGCTAAGGAGTACTTAGGTTCCCGTGGTCTCGCTTCGAAATACCTTGTCGAAGAAATTGACCCTAAGGTGGATCCCTTATCGCCTGATAACAAAATCATCTGGGCTACCGGACCGTTAACGGGAACAATGGCATCGACCGGCGGGCGCTACACCGTTGTAACCAAAGGCCCACTAACTGGGGCGATTGCGTGCTCGAATTCGGGAGGATATTGGGGGGCCGAACTCAAAATGGCAGGTTGGGACATGATTATTTTTGAAGGTAAATCGCCCAAACCTGTTTATTTATTTATCCAAGATGACAATGCGCAATTATTAGACGCCAGTTCCCTTTGGGGTCAATCGGTTTGGGAAACAGAGCCAAGTATTAAAGCTAAACATCAAGATCCGCAAATTCGTGTTTCATGCATTGGTAAGGCTGGTGAGAACCAGGTTTTATTTGCATCCGTCGTCAATGATTTACATCGAGCCGCAGGCCGCTCTGGAGTTGGCGCTGTGATGGGAAGTAAAAATCTGAAGGCGATTGCTGTTCGGGGAACCAAGGGGGTTGGTAATTTGAAAGACCCCAAAGGCTTTATGAAAGCGACTGCAGCTGCAAAGGCTGTTTTAGCTGGGCATGCTGTGACTGGACAAGGATTGCCGACCTATGGCACACAAGTGCTGATGAATGTGATTAATGAAGTTGGCGCTTTGCCAACGCGCAATCACAAAGATGTTCAGTTTGAGGGCGCTAAAGATATTTCGGCAGAAGCCATGGCCACCCCGCGTGAAACCGATGGTAAGCCTCATCTAGTAACAAACCAAGCCTGTTTTGGTTGCACGATTGCTTGTGGACGAATTTCAAAAATTGACGAGACTCATTTTTCAATTCAGAACCGCCCTCAATACATTAATGCCTCGGGAGGCTTAGAGTATGAAGCTGCATGGGCTCTTGGCG
This genomic window from Polynucleobacter sp. MWH-UH24A contains:
- a CDS encoding TAXI family TRAP transporter solute-binding subunit, which codes for MGSFKEDFKDTAVAVLETAQDQFRDAISFIKETWPLLLLLLVILIGLLAYWNPPPPRYIMMASGIEGGSYEQLASKYVDFFAKRGVTIELVRTQGSQENITRLADRKDPIQAAFVQGGSLHTKQVPGVESLGSVDYEPIWVFYKGSFVKNGLLDLDKFAKARVAIGPEGSGTHVQAMNILRVSEVDRLPKLLPIKNDEAVTALKNGEVDIVLMVDGLRAKNVQALLNDPTVNLLSFNRAAAYTKNIHYLEELEIPMGGFNIARNFPPNDTKMLSTVTNLLIDDRMHPAIQFLFLMAAQEINGKESFFTKRGEFPAFMNSEFPESPIAQQFHQRGLPVLMDFLPFWVAEFVHRMFFTLLPFFAIAYPIILSLPSYRLRRVQSKLNRIYGELKFFENDLLVSYDPKKLPDYLETLAGMERRALALKVPKRASSDFYTLRSSIDYVRNALNRGDHQILGRESAI
- a CDS encoding DUF2892 domain-containing protein; translated protein: MMQCNVGHTDRVLRITAGSLLILLSLSGVIGAWGWIGLVPLATGIFRFCPAYPLLGMNTAKKK
- a CDS encoding 4Fe-4S dicluster domain-containing protein, whose product is MQKSLLINADKCTGCLQCEMACSYENYGVFNTAKSRIKVFDFHTTGKKVPYTCTQCDEAWCLKACPVDAIRIDANTGAKVVIEDVCVGCKVCTISCPFGTINYVQDSGKVQKCDLCGGDPACATSCPTGAITYVDADWTGLDRMRAWADKLGNQPAA
- a CDS encoding MBL fold metallo-hydrolase gives rise to the protein MQKPIVKAFFDQGTWTFTYVVYEKPNTPCVVIDSVLNYDPKSGRTKTKSADEVIAFVKEQGLTVDWILETHAHADHLSAAPYLQKHLGGKIAIGSHIQDVQKVFKGIFNLESEFPTNGSQFDYLIEEGQDIYAGNLTIHPLFVPGHTPACMAYAIGDAIFVGDTIFMPDVGTARCDFPGGNAKTLYQSVQKILSYPDDTRLFMCHDYPPTDRPIAYEATVGEEKRKNIHVHQGVTEAQFVEMRNQRDQTLEMPVLILPSIQVNIRAGHPPPAEANGKTYLKIPFNVL
- a CDS encoding aldehyde ferredoxin oxidoreductase family protein gives rise to the protein MSWSGKILRVNLTKGTCQSEPLNMAWAKEYLGSRGLASKYLVEEIDPKVDPLSPDNKIIWATGPLTGTMASTGGRYTVVTKGPLTGAIACSNSGGYWGAELKMAGWDMIIFEGKSPKPVYLFIQDDNAQLLDASSLWGQSVWETEPSIKAKHQDPQIRVSCIGKAGENQVLFASVVNDLHRAAGRSGVGAVMGSKNLKAIAVRGTKGVGNLKDPKGFMKATAAAKAVLAGHAVTGQGLPTYGTQVLMNVINEVGALPTRNHKDVQFEGAKDISAEAMATPRETDGKPHLVTNQACFGCTIACGRISKIDETHFSIQNRPQYINASGGLEYEAAWALGAANGVNDLEALQFANMVCNEEGMDPISFGATIGAVMEMYEMGVLKKEQLGIEAPFGSAKALCYFAEITAKGEGFGKEIGLGSAKLTKKYGQPDLSMSVKGQEFPAYDGRVVQGIGLAYATSNRGACHLRGYTIASEVLGIPVKTEPTETNGKPELVKAFQDATAAFDSAGICIFTSFAWTLADVAPQVQAACGEEFTVENLNTIGERIWNMERDFNNRAGFTSKDDNLPKRLMTEPAKTGPGKGTVSGLDKMLPEYYKVRGWDSEGRLNSETRKRLGL
- a CDS encoding aminoacetone oxidase family FAD-binding enzyme, producing MIWDAIIIGGGAAGLFCAGIAGQLGKKVLVLDHAPVLGEKIRISGGGRCNFTNLHSAPEHFLSLNPHFVKSPLARYSAKDFINLVREYRIPFHEKHRGQLFCDNSAKDIIQMLLTECQKGDVTVHHPVSVTHISQTQSHWSLETTDGIKKATHLIIATGGLPVPAIGASDFGLQIAKQFEIPTTSVRPALVPLSFTSNEFSAFTSLAGISIEASVQAGQRNQSYGTYRFDEDLLITHKGLSGPAILQASSYWQEGEAIHINWLGKADFDALFSEADKKNVDTILAEALPQRVAQLLTEQLKLTKRNWAEVSKKDREVLRTHLTKAQMKPAGTLGWKKAEVMLGGIDTKALDGKTMMAKNLKNLYFIGECVDITGHLGGHNFQWAWSSAFVCANAIAHLKS
- a CDS encoding metalloregulator ArsR/SmtB family transcription factor, yielding MAININLKKMRQSADKAVDLMKVLGNRDRMMLLCEISQGEKCVGELEDSLDIHQPTLSQQLTVLRKKKLVKTRREGKQIYYSGANPVAMSVMNLLYQNYCK